CGAGGCCGCCGATGGACCCGGGCTTGCCCAGGTAGTCGGCGAAGGAGGCGCCGAGCGGGCGGGTGACCACATAGGCGAACCAGAACGCCGGGATCGCGTTCAGCCGGAACTTCCACCAGGCGACCAGCGGCACCGCGATCAGCACGGTGAAGGCGATGGCCGAGTCCAGGAAGCCCAGGTCCACGGTGGAGGCGGTGAAGTCGCCCAGCGCGGTGCCGAGCGCGAAGGTCGCCAGGACCGTGCACCAGTAGAAGACCTCCCGGCGGCGGGTGGTGATGCTGTGGATCGACAGCGTCCCCTCGCTGCGGTACCAGGCGAGGAGCACCGCCGCGAGCGCCACGGCGTAGAGGGTCACCGTGCCGGTGTAGGGGACGCCGAGGGCCACGTGGACGCCGTCGGCGACCATGGTCCCGAAGACCGCGACCGACACCGCGGCGAGCCAGTACACCGCCGCGTAGTAGCGGCGGACCCGGAACTGGAGCCACAGCGCGAAGCAGAAGCCGCCGAAGCCCACGATCCCGGCCACGGCGGGATTGCCGTTCGCCAGGAAGTCCGACGTCGCCTCGCCCATGCCGGTGGTCAGGATCTTCACGACCCAGAACAGCACGGTGATCTCCGGAACCTTGGCGGCCAGCGGCTCCCGTCCGGGAGCCGACGCCTTGGCCGAACCTCGCATGAACTTTCCTCTCGTGGTCAGTGGTGCACGGTCTGTGGTGACGTGCGGTGAACGATCAGCCGTCGGTGGCCGGGTGCGGGCGGACCAGCCCCAGGTCGTAGGCGAGGATCACGGCCTGGATCCGGTCGCGGGCCCCGATCTTGGCCAGCACCCGGCCCACATGGGTCTTGACGGTGCTCTCCGAGAGCACCAGCCGGGCCGCGATCTCGCCGTTGCTCCAGCCCTGGCCGATGGCGACCAGGATCTGGTACTCCCGCTCCGTCAGCGTCCGCAGCCGGGGGTGGTCCTGGGCGGACTCCGGCGCCGCGCCGGGGAGGCGGTGCGCGTAGGCGTCCAGGAGCCTGCGGGTCAGGCCGGGGGCGATCACGGCGTCGCCGCCGGCCACCGCCCGGATCCCGGCCAGCAGCTCCTCGGGCAGGGCGTCCTTGAGCAGGAATCCGCTGGCCCCGGCCCGCAGCGCAGCGTGGGCGTAGTCGTCCAGGTCGAAGGTGGTCAGCACCAGGACGCGGGAGCGGCCGCCGGAGGCGACGATCCGGCGGGTGGCCTCGATGCCGTCCATGCCGGGCATCCGCACGTCCATCAGCACCACGTCGGGGCGCAGCGCGGCGGCCTGGCGGACCGCCTCGGCGCCGTTCGCGGCCTCGCCCACCACCTGCGTGCCCGGGGCGCTCTCCAGCAGCATCCGGAAGCCGAACCGCTGCAACGGCTGGTCGTCGACGATGAGGACGGTGGTCACGAGGCCGCTCCCGACGGCGCCGCCGAGGCGGTGCGGGCCGGGTTGAGCACGGCCTCGACCGTCCAGCCGCCGCCCGGACGCCGGGCGGCGGTGACCCAGCCGCCGTAGAGGGCCGTCCGTTCGCGCATCCCGGCCAGGCCCTGCCCGGCGCCGTCCCCGTCGCCGCTCCCGTGCCCGTGCCCGTGCCCGCTCCGGGACAGGTCCGGCGACTCCTCCGGCCGGCCCTGCGGACGGCCGCTGTCCTCGACCCGGACCCGGACCTGCGGGGCCTCGCCGCCGCCCTCGACGGCCACGGTCAGCTGCGCCCTGGTGGCGGTTCCCGCGTGCTTGAGGGTGTTGGTGAGCGCCTCCTGGGCGATCCGGTACACCACCAGCTGCCGCCCCCGGTCGAGCGAGTCGAGGTCGCCGGCGCTGCGGTAGGTGACCTCGGGGCCGGCCGCGCGGACCCGGGCGCAGAGGGCGTCCAGGTCGGCGATCCCCGGCTGCGGGCTGAGCTCCGGACCCCCGTGCTGCCCCGGGGCGCCGCCGCTCCCGGGCGGCGCGCCGGCGGAGGGCTCCTCGCGCAGGACGCCGAGCATCCGGCGCAGCTCGTCGAGGGCCTGGCGGCCGGTTCCGGCGATCAGCCGCAGCGCCTCCTGGCTGCGCTGCGGCGAGGTGACGGCGGCGTAGCTGCCGCCGTCGGCGAGGCCGAT
The Streptacidiphilus albus JL83 genome window above contains:
- a CDS encoding COG4705 family protein gives rise to the protein MRGSAKASAPGREPLAAKVPEITVLFWVVKILTTGMGEATSDFLANGNPAVAGIVGFGGFCFALWLQFRVRRYYAAVYWLAAVSVAVFGTMVADGVHVALGVPYTGTVTLYAVALAAVLLAWYRSEGTLSIHSITTRRREVFYWCTVLATFALGTALGDFTASTVDLGFLDSAIAFTVLIAVPLVAWWKFRLNAIPAFWFAYVVTRPLGASFADYLGKPGSIGGLGFGDGTVAAVASVAIVALVGYAVVTRNDVQRPLAAAPAPVMEHDPAAARR
- a CDS encoding sensor histidine kinase, translated to MTGVTADEAIWGHPLVSRLLRLCRRLRRGDQRRPWPADALLVLAVLLLFGLPDLLQHGARQPSSDHVDGLPLGPAVALQLGLALPLLWRRRYPVPVFAVVALVFTAQWLGNVWLHTDVTLFVALYSVVRHGSLRRLPWVGVATAAALLLVVARVSVVVSPLVALFFLCSAATAGAALGLAFRIGTAYLEALRERAARLEVERDQRSRLAAAAERTRVAREMHDIIGHNLAVIIGLADGGSYAAVTSPQRSQEALRLIAGTGRQALDELRRMLGVLREEPSAGAPPGSGGAPGQHGGPELSPQPGIADLDALCARVRAAGPEVTYRSAGDLDSLDRGRQLVVYRIAQEALTNTLKHAGTATRAQLTVAVEGGGEAPQVRVRVEDSGRPQGRPEESPDLSRSGHGHGHGSGDGDGAGQGLAGMRERTALYGGWVTAARRPGGGWTVEAVLNPARTASAAPSGAAS
- a CDS encoding response regulator; this translates as MTTVLIVDDQPLQRFGFRMLLESAPGTQVVGEAANGAEAVRQAAALRPDVVLMDVRMPGMDGIEATRRIVASGGRSRVLVLTTFDLDDYAHAALRAGASGFLLKDALPEELLAGIRAVAGGDAVIAPGLTRRLLDAYAHRLPGAAPESAQDHPRLRTLTEREYQILVAIGQGWSNGEIAARLVLSESTVKTHVGRVLAKIGARDRIQAVILAYDLGLVRPHPATDG